TATTCTCTTCACTTCTCGTGATTATCACTCTTTCTGTTGGCCTCCTCCTTGTCTGTCAGGTGCAGCATGCCAGCaagcaaatcactgcagataagcAGTACAAGGGCATCATAGACTGCGTGGTTCGTATCCCCAAGGAGCAGGGAGTCCTGTCCTTCTGGCGTGGTAACCTGGCGAATGTGATCAGATACTTCCCCACCCAGGCTCTCAACTTTGCCTTCAAAGATAAATACAAGCAGATCTTCCTGGGTGGTGTGGACAAGAGGACCCAGTTTTGGCGCTACTTTGCAGGGAATCTGGCATCAGGTGGTGCCGCCGGGGCCACTTCCCTGTGTTTCGTGTACCCTCTCGACTTTGCCCGTACCCGTCTAGCGGCCGACGTGGGCAAAGCTGGAGCTGAAAGGGAATTCAGAGGCCTCGGTGACTGTCTGGTTAAGATCTACAAATCTGACGGGATTAGAGGCCTGTACCAAGGCTTTAACGTGTCTGTGCAGGGTATTATCATCTACCGAGCTGCCTACTTTGGTATCTATGACACTGCCAAGGGTAAGTTTGCCCGTGGGCTTCAGAACTGTCCATGTGAGAATGTTTAAAGGGTTGTCTGAAGGCAGCCAGGGTCACCCCGTACAGCCCTTTGTGTGCAGagatgttgggggtggggatgtgCAAAACAAGTCAGGAAGAGTCTGTTTACTGGTAAAAGTGTCTCTCTCCTATTCTCAGGAATGCTTCCAGATCCCAAGAACACTCATATCTTCATTAGCTGGATGATCGCACAGTCAGTCACAGCGGTTGCTGGGTTGACTTCCTATCCATTCGACACTGTGCGTCGCCGCATGATGATGCAGTCAGGGCGCAAAGGAAGTAAGTTCCACTGGAGCAGAAGATACAGATGTGGgcatggcacatgggctcagaccACCCATGCCTGCCTTTAAAAATGGCAATCTGTTGTGATCCCAGGTGGGGTTGATTGGTCTGCGGCCACTGCAGTCTCCTTTCAGCGGGCCCTTTGGGTGCCTATGCCCAAGGGGGCTTGCCTGGTGCTAGAGGTTAAGGCCAGCAGGTTGTCTGCACCTCCCTGTTATCCTTTAGTCACCATATTAAGATTGCAGTATTGGCCACACTAATGTGTAaatgttggatttttttaaactgacgACAGCTCTTAGAGGTGGGGCTCTGGGTGAGTCTAGTTAAACTTAAGGACTTTTCACCTCAGCCTCGGGTCACCAACCCTTTGTCTTTGTCCTTTGCAGCTGATATCATGTACACAGGCACGCTTGACTGCTGGAGGAAGATTGCTCGTGACGAAGGAGCCAAAGCCTTTTTCAAAGGCGCGTGGTCCAATGTGCTCAGAGGCATGGGCGGGGCGTTTGTGCTTGTCCTGTATGATGAAATCAAGAAGTTCACCTAAGTTATTTCCTAGTTTTTCTCCTGTGACTAGGCATGTTGTATTATATAACATATCTTGAGCATTCCTGACAGACTGTTAGCTGTCTATTTATCAATGGCAACTATTTACGGGTTGAAAATGGGAAGCAATAATATTCACCTGACCAGTTTTCTCTTAAAGCCATTTCCATGATGACGATGGGAcccaattaattttttatttcagtcactCCTGGCAAATAacaaatttgaagaaataaaaaatacctggaatagttttgtttgtggtttattttcatttaaaagtacATTAGATAATTTAGTAAGGGCTACATTTGAGTAAATGCTACCTGTTTAATAAATGCTGCAGTATATCCTGAGGTGATGAGCTTTCTTCTAAAACCAATCTTCAGCCATCCAGTTAGCAAAGAATAGCTTGTCTGTGTGACCCATCGATGTTCCAGACCCAGAGCAACAGAAAACTGTTGGTCCATTGCCTGTGGACAGTCACAGCTGATGAGCTTTCTCTAAAAAGCACTCTGGACCCACCTTTCCTATCTTGTGCTTATTAATGAAGAAATACTAGCTAAATTTTACACTTGAATTTCATCTCATTTCATGATGAAATTCATTCTTCCATGAGTTTCATCTCATTTAAACAAAAGTGTTataaggtggtgctagtgttagtccctggagaaggcgatggcaccccactccagtactcgtgcctggaaaattccatgggtggaggagcctggtaggctgcagtccatggggtcacgaagagttggacatgactgagtgacttcactttcatgcattggagaaggaaatggcaacccactccagtgttcttgtctggagaatcccagggacgggggagcctagtgggctgccgtctgtggggtcgcacagagtcggacacgattgaagtgagttagcagcagcagtattagtccctcagtcatgtccaactctgtgaccccatggactgtagcccaccaggctcctctgtccatggaattctccaggcaagaatactggagtgggtagccattcccttcaggggatcttcctgacccagggatcaaacccagacctgtattgcaggtggattctttactgtcagccaccaggaagcccataaGGTGGTAACAGTTACCAATTTTTGTCCAATTGCCTTCCCTCCTCCATCTTCACCTGTCTCAAGTCAATCTAATCCTGTTCAAAGCAGAGGATTAGAACTGGCATAGTCAGGCAGTGCTGAGATGGCAGTACTGTTAAAGATTATGGAGAGAGCTGCCAAGAACTCAAATCTCACTTTTCAAAAAGGAAACCGCATCTACATTTTGGTTGGCATTTTAATCAGCCCGGTTAATGGAGGATGCATGTTTCTTTTGGAAAAGTCCTTCCTTGGGATCCACATGAGAATGTGTTTGCAATTTCTGCAGCTCTTGTAGCCTCAGAAATCCAGGGATTTTACCTGGAACATGACGTTTGTAGGAAGCACCATAGCCGGCAAACCACAACATTCAAAGTAGAAAATGATAGGTAATCCACTTGCACAGGTGAAAGTTCCTGAGGAATGCGACATACACTAGCATGTTTATCTGCCACTCGTAGATAGGGTCTGCACAGCAGGCGTTATTGCCCACAGGATCCTAGTGTTTTTTGTTATGTGCCACCTGGCCAACCACCTGAGTcaacacatgtacacatatcaAGTTATATACCTTAAATATACACAGTGTTTTTATATAATGGATTTATCCCTGACCTTCAGTGATACTGACAATAAAAAGTATCTTACTaaagttgcttaaaaaaaaacccacaaaactactGGTATCAAGCCTGGATTCTGCCACAACTGTGCTGTTGGGGAAGTTAAtttcaagcctcagttttcctcatctataaaatgaggatattgATAATGCCTGCCTTTGAGAGTTGTTTCAAGGATTAAAGAAGGAGATTCCAtttcgctccctgggtcaggaagattccctggagaaggaaatggcaacccactccagtattcttgcctggagaattccatggacagaggagcctggcaggctacggtccatggggtcacaaagagttgtatacgactgagtgattaacactaccACCACATCTACCATAGAACATCCATAACGTTGTAAGTGGTAACTATGATAATTATTAAGAGACAGTTAAGAtttcaggggctccaaaatcagaagtacctggatttgaatcccagctttgCTGCTTACTTAACTgtatggccttgggcaagtcacttatcctgggtctcagtgtcctcatctgtaaaatggggatataaCAGCACTAGCCATATTTCCTTGGGGTCTTGGGAGTGAGAGTTAAGTAACATAAAGTATGTAAAGCAATCAGTGTAGTGCCCGGCATCTAGCAAGCTCTCTGATGTGAGTTTTTCATAATTAGACATCCATTTTGTGGAATGAAGGTCTGCCTAAGCAGAGAACTACTTAAGAATGAactcaaacccacttctcttttctctgcaaCAGCCTAGATAAACTATTTTGTGTaggatttatataaaataaacttcaaaTTGGGTCTTTTTTCAGAGAATTTGATCCTGAAAGGGGATAAGAGGCTCTTCACTTAGGGCTGCAAGCCATAATACAAGAGAACCCAAGCCCCCTTTATGGTTATTACAATAGATGTGGACTCACTGAGCTGGCAGCTATTAAAATAAACCTAGGACCAAGCATTAAtgatcagaaagaaagaagtggtGCTTCCTACAATTGGGTGGCTGACATAGATgaggtgtggtttttttttttccctctttctattCTTGTTGTTCAATGATTTCTGAAATTTAATTTAAAGACAAAGTGGTTTTAATCTCTCCAAGCTGTGCAGGATAGTGCTATAGAATTCATTATGTCCATTATGCTCATGCGAACATTGATAGTACACAATCTTAGCAACCCCCTAATTTATGCCATTGTTTTGTTACTATTCAAAGCCTAACAGAATCCGTGAAGCCCGATTCCAGGTGAGAGAGCCAGTATACAGGTCAGCTTGCACACAGCCTCGCTCTCCATTCCAGGGGCCACTCGGCTCAGTCACTGGAGGCAGTGCTCCGGGTGCTCTGAGCACCACCGCTGGATAAAGAAACCAGGGGTGTCTTCCCACAGGGGCAGTTGTGGATGGTAAGTCATTTaagccattattttgtattaaAAGAGATGTGGATATGTTAGCGAGTCTATTGCACAATTTGAATGCATTTTAAAGCTGTAGAAAGAGTTCCGGCACTGCCCTCAGACCCCAGGGGGAACCCTTTCAGCCTCCTCTGCCATTACAGATACTAAggtacaaaaaaattttaaagtactgcTGTGCTGGATGCTAGATTTTCAAGGGTCCATGTTCCTGTGGTACATTTCCTTTTTCCTAGGAGGTTTGTAAGCACAGTATTTCTaatttgttttggggttttttttttttaaacacagttaGTATCTGTACATGGTCCTCAAAGTTGAACAGTaaagatataaaatgaaaagtaagcATTTCCTCTGTCCCATCCCTAACCCCCGTCTTCAAAAGTTAACCATTATGAACAGTTTCTTGTCTattcaaacaaaaaaatttgTAATGCATATTGTTGTGAGAGTAGCTGATTTGTTTTTTATCTGAATCCTGACGGCTTGGATTCAAAATGGCATGATTCTTTTAGACCGGTGTCAGACTCTGGGGACCAGGACTTACAGATGCTGTCAGAGGCAGGAGGGTGGGGAACGGGTAGTTTCTGTATTCTGAGCAAGGATTTCTAAATGTGATTCTTTATTAAAACCTTAAAAGGAAGCCAGTATTTTCCTTTGCGGTTTTAGCTTTGGTTGCTGAGTGACCTGGGGGCAAGTCACTTTTCACATCAGAAccttaatttctcctttaaaGTTCCTTCCAGTTGAGATGTTCTCTGGCTCCATCATTTTTACATAAAGCAGAATCAGTGAAAGGACTGGGATTAGGTGATTTAATCCTCCCCGAGAACATTTTAAACTATCTAACACAGTCACAAGTGAATAGTCTCTGACTCAGAACAGTCATTTGCAGACTGTGTGGGTGGGTTGGTGTTGGCAAGTAAAATTACAAATGTAAAGATTTACATTAATTTCGAGACCAAGAAGCTGAGCAACAAAATTACAGCTTGGAGTCTGGGTCAAAGGAGGTTTGATTTACCTCAAAATAGTTAATATCCATCTTTTCAAAGCCTCATCTTATTATCTGTAATATGCACTTTGGTATGCGAATGGCGATTTATTTGAACAACAAATACTGGATGCTACAATTTCTGGACACAAAAAAAGTACCTTGTGTTCCACTCAAAATTTTTGGAGGTGCTTTCCCATCATTTCAGCCATTTATTTGGTTTAAATGCAGGTGAACAAGTTCAGATGCATGGTGTTCTTCTTAGCCAAAGGCTTAAAAGAGCCTTTGGTATCCCAGCAACAAATATAAACAACGTTCAAGTGACAGATTGGGCAGTATTTTCACTATACCCTCTtcagagacacaactgagttacagGCTAAAAGTATTAATCCATGACTGTCAGTTGAAGAGAGGTCCCCATCCTGGGATTTCATTTCCTTGGGTGACTTTGGTAATGAGGGGAGGAAATTTAGCACTGTTGAGATTTAAGGGAACTTCTGGGATCTAATCACAAGACACGTTTCACCCTCTCTAATGTTTTCACTCCCACAATGGAGATGGTTGTGGCCATAAAGACATAACCAGGGCAAAGTCTTTGCTAGACCACTATTGACGACAGATCAGCTTCCTAGGGCTTCGTGTTTAGGAGTGCAAAGGGAAACGCTTCTGTCTAAATGAGTTTCCAATGCCCTGCTGGGTGAGGAGCAAATGTACTCTCTCCTGATGGAGAGAGACGTGCCAAGAACCTAACGATGCTTCAGCCTTGAAGCCCATTGCATGGGCCCCTTCCCAGCCCCGAGAGGTGCCACAGCAATATATTCATTTGGTCATTGGGTTTTGTAAAATGTCCAAAagatatgtttgtgttttttaaaagggggcacacaaataatataattatataaactgATATTCCCACAAAACCTGCATCTAAGCCTGCTGGTGGAGCTGGAATAGATGAAGGAATTTGGAGGCAACCCTGTACATGAAGGCAGAGGCATTACCCAGGTCTGGGACTTCCTTGTCACCTGGTCTCCTCACTGCTCCCCATCTTCTTGCCCAGGACTTGCTCATAAGACTTTTCTGGACTGGaggtctcattttcttttttttttttttttaattcaagtatagttgctttgagggcttcctcggtggctcagatgataaaaaaaatctgcctgcaatgcgggagacccaagtttgattcctgggtggggaagatcccctggagaaggaaatggcaacccaccccagtattcttgcctggagaattccatggacagaggagcctggagagctacactccatggggtcgcaaagagtcagacacaactaagcaactaacacacacacaacacacattgTTGCTTTAccaggttgtgttagtttctgctgaggCCTCATTTTCAAAGACCAAATTTTCTCACTTGACAACTCTCCAATTTTTACCTAACTGCGTTCTgcctcattttccccatctatcatACATAGGGGGCTTGGACTTCTGGATAAAAGTGTGCTGCTTGCCAGTTAATatgtgtaaagtgcttagaacaatgtGGACACCTGCTTTACACAATTTTGCTGActgttactgggcttccctggtagctcagtggtaaagaatctgcctgccaatgcagaagacatgggtttgatctctgggtagatcccctggagaaggaaatggcaactcactccagtattcttccctgagaaatcccatggacagaggagcctggtgggctacagtccatggggtcacaaacagtcggacatgacttagcaactaaacaacaacgactGTTACTGTTTTATTGGAATGCCTTAAATGAGTTTTGTTTCATCCATGGGAGACTGATGTAATGGACTTATCCCTGACCTACAGATTTCTAAAACAGTCACGAAAATGCCACATGTCCCATAGAAagtgaatctctctctctctctctctctctctctttcacacacacacacacaaagaaagaaaaggttgtaacgaaagaaaaaaaaaaaacacttggaaTGCACTGAATAGGAATGTGTGGCTATGGTGGTAATCCTGAACTCTTAAGTTAGAGCACTTATTTTACAATTCTGGTTATTTAAGGGAGCAGAGGCCAAAAAAATCCACCCTGCCTCACACCCAGACCCCCACTGCCCTGCTGGCCCAGGAGCGCTATGTGATCACCAGGGTTCCCTTTGTCCTTACAGTATTTCGAGGAATCCACAAGGTCCCTGCCTGATTACCCAAGTCTATGATGTGACTCCCTAGGGAAAGAAGCTGCTGGGGAGAGGCCACACTGAGACCTTTGGAAGCAAAAGATCTCCTTTCACTTTTGCAATTCAGTTCAGGGCTTGAGTCcctttattaaataaaaactgaGCCTTGTAGCGGGCTGACCCTAGAAGTGAAGGTCGGAGGCTGGGGGCTTGGACTTCTGGGTAAAAGCGTGCTGCTTGCCATTTAGGATAGAAAGCTGGGAGTTTGGTTACTGAAATTGTAATCCCACTTCAGCTCCCTGCTTCCCTGTTTCTCTTAGGTCACATCAGAGCTCATCATGGATTAGTCCCTCAGTCTGTCTACCAGGAAAATTGGAGATCAACTTTTCTTGTTTGGGTTACAAtatcactttcatttatttgtttttggctggatgtctgttgctgtgcatggactttctctagttgtggcatgcaggggctactctctggttgcagtgcgcaggcttctcatcatGATGGCTTTtctcattgtggagcatgggttctagggtgcACTggtttcagtagttggggcacacaggctttgttgccccacagcatgtaggatctccctgaccacggatcaaacctgtgttccctgcattggcagatggattcttaaccactgataACCAGGAAAGtcgccattaaaaaaatttttttgttgaaatatagctgatttaccatgttatgttagtttcacatgtacagtaaagtgattcagttatacacacacgtatgtgtgtgtgtgtgtgtgtgtgtgtgtgtgttttaacagtATCAGGTGCAATATCATTTCTTAAATCTTCTACCAAGGGCTGTGACTCTTTTCAGAATTTCTAGAGCTAGACAGATTGGATTGTTAAGCCTGCTTCTGCTGATTAAACAATCAATACAACCAAATACTATGATTTCTCTAAAACTACAGAATCACAATCATAACTAATTATTTTGACCTCCTATATGCCAATGTTGTGCTATTCACTTTGCCTGGATTAACTCTCCTGATTCTCTCAATAGTCCTgagaggtaggtattattataagctccattttacagctgatgaaactgaggctttaAGAGGTGAGGTAACGCACTCTGAGCTGTCCTTGACTTTCAAAGAGAACTTTAAGGTGAGCCTGTCCATCTATTTATTTTGAGTcaagatatattaaaatatgaaaactgaCTAGTTTCAACCACAGACAACCACTTGAcaaatattaaatagaaattgTAATAACCAAAGCACTGTTTACAGAGTTCAATTTTAGAATATGAATTATTTACTATTCCAGCCAATTTAAGAATTATTGTTCAAGAATAATTACTTTAACCTAAAGCTACATTTGATTTATTCAAATTTCCTTAACTTTTTCAGGACAGACCCTCCTTTTAAAAGAAGGCTCTTAGCAAGGAATGCTGAGCCCCCTACTAAGGTTACTTGCCTGCGGCGGGGGCTCTTGTGTTATTGGACCATTGGGTAAGGCTCAACCCAGCTAACACAACCACATGACCAGGTGGTGTTTGGCGCCCCCTCACCTCTTGCCAAGGGTGGGGGGCAGGTCTCAGAAGAATGTTGACACCAGGGCGCTGGTCTATTTTAGCTGATCGAACCATCTATGGAGAGACAGTAACTTGTGCCTTTTGTTCTGCTACATCCGTGCATGCTCCAAAGTCCCAAACCAAACCGCTGCCATTCCCTTACCAGGTGTTCATGCTCATATTTCTAAGCTTTGATGTACTATGACTGCAGAAAAACCACAAGCTAAAAGGTGTGAGGTATGTTTTATTCAGGGACATTTTTGAGGACCATACTCGAGGAGATGGCCTCTCATATAGCTCCTAAGAAATGTTctagaaaggcaaaggaggagccaggatacaATGGAGtttttgctggaaaaaaatatatagtcaaaCATCAGAAGATTACTGCTAATTACAAAAatacagacatctcaagttaatgattgtAGCACTTTTGTATGTATAGAAGATGCAGgaatctgggctcattgaaattattcctCAGATATGCATCTAGGGTTGGTATCTTCTTTTTCGCCATTCTGAATTCCCCCTCAGGGCACACCATGTTAAGGTGGGAGGGTGGCAGTtgctgatggcttgatggcaggCAACATTCTTTGTTTACTAAAATGGAGAGCAGTTTTGTCCAGTTACTCCCCcctctccagccccacccacaagctgccatttcctacctCTCTGCCAAGGCACAGTCTTTCAAGACCCAGTTGAGATCACCCCTTTTTCCACAAGTCTTCCCAGACTCCACTAGTCAGTGCTTGCTGCCCTTTCCTCTGAACTGCTAAAGTAGTCTATTTATGCTCAATTCATGGttgtatccccagtgcctggaacagtgcctggcacatagtaggtattcaagaAATAATTAAGTGAATGAACTCTAATGTTTGTGTCATTGTATAATGACTAAGTGTCTGGCCCCATTAGGGGCTGTGTCTTGTTCCTCTTTACATTCCTAACATGGAGCAGAAAACTTTGTGTGGTAAATGTCCATTGGAGGGAGAAATGAATGAACGTGTGAACTTTGCTCCTTGGTTATTGATCTGCAGGAGTAAATTTTGACTGGATCCAGCCTCTTGCACCCTGGGAACAACTCTGCAGTAATATGTTGCACTGGGCCTTCTTGACTGGCATCTATTGTTTGCCCAGCTCCTGGGCTTAGAGGGAGGCTCTGGATACAGCAGGAGGTTGGGGAATCACCGTGTTCCTGTATTGCTGCTATGTGGTCCATGCTAGAGCCAGGGTCTTGGAAACCCCCCTTCCCCAAATTTATGTGCAAAATAGATATGACTCCACAGCAAGTGCCCCTAGCTTCCTGGGAATATATGCTGCCTATTCCATCATGAACCCCAAGCACAGATCCCTCCATCAAGTAAATACTTGATGGATATCTGGTTGTGATGGTGACAGTGCTGAACACTGACTGTCACACAACATGACTCAGGCCACTCCAAGGGGAGAGGAATAGGCAGTTACTGGGGCACCTGAGGACGCTGCCATCAGAGCTGTACCGACTGCACACCCACGTGATATATTAGGGCTGATTAGACCAGACATACTCCTGTGCCTGGGCCTGATGTTCCCCGCTTCCAAGACAGCCCCGGCCACAGAAGGCCGAAGAGAACCCTAGAGTGAAGGTGACCCTCTGATCTACTCTGAAGGCAAGTGGGTTTGCTCCCTGTTTTGAAAGTGGGTGGGAACCCCCCAGGGATTCGGTCTCTTATTGCTCACCCGTTGTCATTTCTTGAGCTTTTTA
This DNA window, taken from Bubalus kerabau isolate K-KA32 ecotype Philippines breed swamp buffalo chromosome X, PCC_UOA_SB_1v2, whole genome shotgun sequence, encodes the following:
- the SLC25A5 gene encoding ADP/ATP translocase 2 — its product is MTDAAVSFAKDFLAGGVAAAISKTAVAPIERVKLLLQVQHASKQITADKQYKGIIDCVVRIPKEQGVLSFWRGNLANVIRYFPTQALNFAFKDKYKQIFLGGVDKRTQFWRYFAGNLASGGAAGATSLCFVYPLDFARTRLAADVGKAGAEREFRGLGDCLVKIYKSDGIRGLYQGFNVSVQGIIIYRAAYFGIYDTAKGMLPDPKNTHIFISWMIAQSVTAVAGLTSYPFDTVRRRMMMQSGRKGTDIMYTGTLDCWRKIARDEGAKAFFKGAWSNVLRGMGGAFVLVLYDEIKKFT